A segment of the Luteolibacter sp. Y139 genome:
CGTGGCGCTGTGGTCGCACGGAGCCAACCGCCTCGCGGCGGGGGGGGACTTCGATTTCCGTCCGAATCCGCTGGGCCTCAAGACCAGCCCCTACGGCGCTGTCGTTGCCTTGGCCATGCAGGGCGGCATTGAATCCGACTGGCACGGCACGATGGAAGTCGAGGGTACGGAGGGTTCCACCTGCGCCACCTGCGGACATCATCACGGCCCGGAAGGCGATGCCTGCCACGCCGATCACAAGGCCGGAGCTTCTGATAGCTGGATCTCCCGCATCGAACTGGCCGCCACCGAGCGCACCAATCCGAGCCCGGTCACCAACGGTCACAAGCTCTATCTCCGCCGCCAGACCGAAGACCAACTCCGCCTGGCCTACGAACTCGATCCTTCCAACTACGCGAACTACAACTCGTATCATCTGTTCCTGACCGAGCCCTCGGTCGGAACCCGTCCGGTCCTGACCGACAAGGTGATCGAACTCGCGAGCAGCACCATCAATTACTGCCTCAAGGAGGAGTCCGATCCCCGCCCCGCACTGACCGCTGCCGCAGCAGCCGGCAATGTCCTCGAACTGATGTTCCTGCATCGCGACGACTACAAGCTGGAGCAGATGAAGGAGGAACTCCACGTCCTCGACTACTCCCTGGGCAAGCATCGCGCGCTGACGGAAAAATGGCTCTCCAGCGGCGAGTTCCAGAACCTTTCGCCTGCCCGCCAATCCGAGATGCTCGAGCGCCTGAAGTTCGTCGTCAAAGTCCGTGATGCTGCCGTCAAGACGGTGGAACGCCTGGCTTCTCCGGCCGGCGACCAAGCCGCCAATTCTCCCTGATTTTTCCGCCCTCTCCACTCCCCATGTTCACTGCTGTTCATGAGCCACCACCGCTGCCGGTCCACAATGGTCCGGTTGCTGCCCCGCGCTTCACGCCGGGCATGAATGGCGCGACGCTGCTGGGAATCATTTTCCGGGTGTGCAAGGAGGTCCGCGTCTCGGATATCCAGATGCGCTCCGACCGCCCGGTCTACATCCACACCAACAAGGGCGTGGAGAAACTGGACTTCCTCGGCGTCCTGGATGCCCGCCACATGGATGAGATCCTCAAGGAACTCATCACCAACCGCGAAAGCGCCAGCCACGGCTTCGGCGAAGAGAGCGATCTCGGCCAGCGCGTGGAAGACAAGATCGCCAATGCGATCCGTGACTTCGCCGAACGCAAGGTCGCCGACTTCTCTTGTAACGGCATCCTGATGGGGAACAATGGCGAGCGCTCCGGCCGCCTTCGTATCCAGGCTCACTTGAGTTCCTCCGGTCTCGGCGTCACCTGCCGTATCCTCAACGATTTCATTCCGGAACTCGAAAGCCTCGGCATCGACCCCGACACGACGAGCATCCTGCGCATGGCCGTGCAAAAGCGCGCCGGCCTCTGCCTCGTCACCGGTCCCACCGGCTCGGGCAAGTCGACCAGCCTCGCCGCCCTGATCGATTGGCTCCGCCGCAATCACGGCAAGCACGTCGTGACCGTCGAGGACCCGATCGAATATCAGTATCCGGACGACATGGAGGATCCGGAATACCCGGGCCGCCGCATCCCCTGCCCCAGCGTGATCACGCAGCAGGAAGTCGGCCGCGACGTTCACTCCTACCGCCAGGGCCTCAAGGACGTTCTTCGTAAGGCGCCCCACGTCATTCTTCTCGGGGAAATTCGTGACCGCGAAGCGATGGAAACCTGCATGGAAGCAGCCCAGACCGGTCACTTGGTACTCTCCACGCTACACACAACTGGCGCGGTCAAGACCATCGGTCGTATCCTTGAACTCTACCCCAAGGAAAGTCACGCATCCGTACTTTCACGACTGGCGGAAATCCTCATCTTCATCCACTCTCAGGGCCTGCTCAACGGCGTCCAACGCCGGGTGCTCACCTATGAGTTCCTGCAGAACAACGACGACTCTGTCGCCTCGGCAATTGCCAACTACGATGGCGGTGCCCGTTCTCTGGAAGATGTGATCCGCCGCGCCGGCAACATCGAGTGGGACGCCAACCTGCGCCGCCTGATGCGCCAGGGCCTCATCACCGAACAAACCTTCGAGAACGCCCGCATGAACCGCGACGAATCCGAAATCCTCTGACCACTTTCTGAGAATCCGCGAAGGACCCCTGGTCTTTTTAATCCTCCCGGGCCCTCCGCTGATTCTCTCTCCGACAAGACAATTAGACACACCCAAAAAGACAACACACCAAACATGAAACTGACTCAAATCACCAAGCGCGCGAAAGGTATGACGCTCCTCGAACTGACGGTCGTCATCCTCGTTCTCCTTTCGCTCATCTCCATCCTCTTCGTGGGCGCCCGCGCTTGGAAGAAGGGTTCTGACCGCGCTGCCAACGTGATGATCGTTCGTAACGTCCAGCAGGCCGTTCGCTCGTATCAGAACATGAACAACGTGTCCGAAGGTTCGACCGTCGGCACCACCACCGCTGGTCCGCTGTTCGGAACGGGCTTCTTCCTTGAGAACCCACCGACCCACCCGGTCTCCGGCCTCACCTACTCCTACTCCGGTACCGTTCCTGGCATCGGCACCCTGTTCACCAGCAGCACCGGCACGCCGACCAACGGTGGCACCGCTGCTGACTACGCACCGACCGGTTACCAGGACTGGTAATCCCCGGTCGCCTGCGGGTGACACTGCTCCGGCAGTAGTAGCTCGCTAGCAATTCAAGTCTCCCGCCTGCTGCATGGCGGGCGGGAGACCCTCCTTCTCCCCACCCCTTTTCCCCCCGTTGATGAAAGCACCCACCCACCCTTCGTCCCTTGGTCGCCTACCAACATCCCGCGGGGCTCAATCCGCTCCAACGCTTCCGCCAAGCCGGCTCTGTCCTCAAGGGCACCAGCCGCGCGGATAACGCCGCCTGGTACCGCAGTGCGCTCGAACTGGATTTCCAGCTTCACTTGCGCGCCGACGGCAATCGCGTCGATTCCCGCCTCTTTGACCGCCGGTCCGGCCAATGGACCCCTGGTCCCCAGCTTTCCGAGGCGCACGCCACCGACCTCACCTTGATCCCCGCTTTCGCGGCCGAGGTCATCCGTGTCGCCCAAGCCGCCAAGGCCGATTCGATCGGTGTCGTCCTTCATCTGGCTGACGAGTTCGCAACTTCCGAACTCAAGCCCGAGCTCGACAACCCCGGCGCTCTCGCCGAGCTGCGCACCACGATCGAGTCCGACCCCAAGAGCATTCTCGACGACTCCTCGGTGTCCGCCACCGAGTCGAGCTGGAGGCTCATCCCCTACCCTGCCGCCGGCAGCGAGGCGATCGCCACCACCGTCTGCCTGTCTCGCAGCTGGGCCGCATTCCTCGATGAGCTGCGCAAGACCGGTGAAGAGAAGAACTTCCCTGTCATCACCCGGGCTGTCAGCGCACCGCTCGTCTGCCTGCTCGCGCTGCCCGAGTTGAAGCGGGATGAATTGGTCCGCCCGCTGATCGCGGTGCTGCCTTACCACCGCTTCACGTTGCTGGCCTTCTTCAATGAGCACGGCGACCTCCGCCTGCTCCGTACGCTCCAGCATCGCGGCCAGCGCCGCCCCACGAATCTCCGGCACGCCGCATCCACCACGGCAGCCGCACTCGAACTGGCAGACCCCGAGGTCTATCTCCTTTCCACCGGTGAAATCACCGACCCGCAGCTCGCTGCGGACCTGCAACTGGTATTCCCCGCCGCCTCCATCCGCGAGGTCGACTGGGTCGGCACTCCCTACGCGGCGGTCACCGCCGGAGTGGGACCGGAACCACAGATTGCCTCTTCTGTCGCCACCGCCCCGGAAACTCCGTTGGCATCCTCCCACACCTTCGGCGTGTTGCGTGGCGATGGCTGGGCCACCCAGGATTTCCTGCCGGTGTCCCGCGAACTGGCTGAAGTCTATCCGGCCAGCAGCGAGATGAAGCTGCTCCGCGCTGCCCGCTATGCCCGCCTGGGCTTTGCGGCGCTCACGGTCCTCGCGCTCGCCTTCTTCGGCCTGCAGATGCTGGATCTGGTGCGCAAGCCCGAGTTCACCTTCAACTCCGACGGAGCCAAGTCGCAGAAGCAACGCCTCACCTTCCTCGCTTCCGAGCGGACCCGCGTCGATCACTGGGACAATCTGTTGGAAGACCGCTCCAAGGGATGGGTCTCCATGGAACTCCTGAGCACCCTCTTCCCTGAGAAGAGCGGGTTCATCGTGAAGACCTTCTATCACACCGTCCGCCCCGAGTCCCTTCCTGGCCAGGCCAAGGCCGGATTCATCCGCGAATGGAAGATCACCGGCCTGGCCCGTGACGAAGCGCTGGACCAGCTGAACATCCTCAATACCCGCGACGGCATCTCGGCCGTCTTCAAGCAGGTCGCCGACACCACCGGCAATACCTCCTTCAAGACCGATCTGCCGAGCCGCACCCTGGTGGTCACCGTCCGCACCCTGGAAAACTCCAGCTACCGGGCAGGTCCGCCTGAAGAAGCAGCAAGCCTCGACGACTCCACTTACCCGTTCTCGTTCGACCTGACGATCACGCAACGCTTCGAATCGTCCGATCAACTGGCTGTGGTCCTCGCCAAGGCCCCCTGACCTCCACCCATCGATCTCCATGTTTTACCGTCAATCCATCATCCTGTTCGGCTTCGTGGTGCCGTTCGCGATCTGCGCGGTCGTCGTCGGCGGAGGGATGATCCTCAAGTCGAAGACCTCGGCCTCGTTCCTCGAAAAGCAGTCGCTCTACAAGAGCGCCGAGAGCGATCGCATCGGTGCCCTCGGCATCGAAGCTCAGATCAGCAAGAAGCGCCCTCACATGGAACGCTGGCTCTCCCAGGTCGGAAAGGAGACCGCCAGCTCGATCACCTCGAACCTCAAGCAAATCGCGGATTCCCTGCCCTCGAAGGAATTCCAACAAACCGCGGTTGATTACCCGAACTCGAAGGGCGGCTTTGCCACCTCGGCGGCACAGGATTCTTCCCAAGTCCGCCTCGCCTTCCGCGGCACCTTCCGCTCGGTGCAGATGGCGCTTGCTGAATTGGAATCCCGCATGCCTCAGCTCCAGCTCCACGAGCTCAAGATCGATCCGAGCGGCTCCTCCACTTCCTCACTGAACTTCCAGGTCACCTACACCGCGTGGGAAAAATGAAAACGACACCCTTTCTCCCGATCCTGACCCTCACGACCGGTCTCCTGCTCACCGCAGGGCCGGCCTTCGCGCAGATGGCCGAGGGCCTCGATAACACTCCCGAGGCGACTCCGGCAGCAGCGGCTGCCGCAGCCGCGAAGAAGCCGGAGGCAGCACCCGCGGCAGCGGTCGAGACCAAGGAAATCGAAGCCTCCCGTTTCGCTGGCGACGAGCTGCCTGCTTATGTCCGCCAGCTCGCCGCTCGCTTCTCCATCCGCAAGCGGACCACCGATTGCTTCGGTCGCTATCAGGACCCGAACTTCGTGGCTCCGGAGCCCAAGGCGATCAACAAGACCCCGGGCCCGCGCTCCTATAAGCCGGAGCCGCCCATGCCCTTCTCGGACGTGGTCGCAGGCATCACGATCAACACCGTGATTCCCGGAAAACAAAAGTTCCTCATCGGCAACCGCAGCTTCAGCGCCAACGACTCGTTCTCCGTGAGATTGCCGAACGGCAAACAGCTCACGGTCAAAGTGGTGTCCGTCACCGCCGAGCGCATTCGCTTCCGCAACGTCACCACCAATGAGACGGCGGACCTCACCCTGAACATGCTTCCAGCCGGCATGCAGAAGGGCACCGGCAAGATCACTGCCCCGGGCTTCGAGCCTGTCGATTCCAACGCCCCCGTTGAGATCCAACCCTCCGTCCCTCTGTCCAACAACTGATCCAGATCCTCTTCCCCCTGCTGTCCCACACACACCCGCACACCATGAAGCCTGCCATCGCCGTCGCCACGTTGCTGGCCCTCCCTACGCCCCATCTTTTCGCTCAGAATGATGGGCCCGTAGCCATTGATCCTCCTCTCGCTGCGGCCGAGCCCGCGGTGCCGAATCTGCCGCCGCCCGCCCCTGTTCCGGAGCCCCCTCCTGCTCCCGCTGACCTGCCCGCGCCTCCGGCCGTGCCCGCCGCACCCGGAGCTGCCGAGTTGCCGGCTGCCCCGCCGGTGGAACCAGTGACACCGCCGCAATCCGATCTCAATGCTTCTGGCAAGCCCATCACCGCCCATCCGGGCGCTCCTGGTGCCGCCGGCCAAGAGACCATTCAACCGTCCGACGAAGGCTACCTCATCAAGGACGCCCCGTTGAATGACATCTTCCAGTTCCTCGCCAAGCAGGCAGGCCGCCAGTACTTCCACAACGCGAAGATCGCCACGCCGGACTATCGCGTGACGGGTCACCTCAATGATGGCAACCCGCTCAATCAAATGGAAGAGCTGGCCTTCATGTATGGCCTCACGCTCTACACCAAGGGCAACACCATCTACGCCCTGAGCCAGGCCCAGCTCGGCCAGCTGCCCAGCGCCGAGTTCAACTACCAGCTCCAGTACCTCCGCCCGACCGATATCGAGCAGATCAAGTCCCTGCTGGTTCCGATGCTCACTCCGGGCACCGGCATCGTGAACTTCGAGCCGAAGACGAATACAATCGTCATCATCGACACCGCCCACCGCATCGAGCAGGCCCGCGAATTCCTCCACAACATCGACAAGGCCAAGGGCCAGATCGTCGTCGAAACGAAGATCATCCGGGTCAACAGCACTGCCGCCCAACGCACCGGTGTGAACTGGTCCGCCTCGCTCGGTGAGGCCGGCACCTCGCTGGAACTCGCTGGCAGCCTCAACTCGCTGTTCGGCATCAATACCGCCGGCTTCGTCACCAAGGGCGGCACCACCGGTTCCGCGCTCTCCTCGGCTGAAACCACCACTGCCGCCGCCGGCAGCACCTCCGACCTGGTGCTGTCACCGATCCAGCTCAATGGCGTGTTGCGCGCTCTGGCCGAAGGAAACTTCGCCACCCAGATCTCCAACCCAACGCTGATCACGGAAGACAACGAACAAGGTTCGATCTCCATCATCGACCGCGTGCCGATCATCACGCAGACCCAGAGCGGCACCGGCAATACCGCCATCGTGACCGAAGAAGTCCGCTACAAGATCGATGCCTCCGACAAGGCCATCACCGACGAGCCCGACAAGCATCGCGAAATCGGTATCTCCCTCTCGGTCACGCCGACGCTCCTTCCGGACGGCACCGTCCGCATGAAGCTCCGCCCGCGCTCCGCACAGATCGTGCAGCAGGTGGTCGGCCAGACCGGCAACGTTTACCCCCGCGTAACGGAGTCGATGATCGAATCGCTCTCGCGCGTTCCGGATGGCCACTCGCTCATCGTCGGCGGCTTCTACGGCGAGGTTCAGAACAAGGATCGCACCAAGATCCCGCTCCTCGGCGACCTCCCGGTCCTGAACTTCTTCTTCAAGAGCAAGGACACCATCAAGGAACACGCCAGCCTCGTCTTCATCGTGACTCCCACGTCCTACGATCCGTCGAGCAAGAAGGCGACCGCCCAACAGTCCAGCCGCATCCATCGCAATACGATGCTGCCGCAAGATCACGACTGGGTGGACCCTGAGTGCAATCCGGGCCCGGCTCACGAGCCGAACCTTCAGCGGGGTATCCGCGATCTGCGCCCGCAGGAAGCGCCCTACTATCCGACCGAACAGGAGTTGAACCGCTCCAAGGCGGCTCCGGCACCGGTTCCGGCATCGACGACGAAGAGCCGCTCGCGCGCTGGTAACCCGAGCAAGTGAGACGGCGGGCGGGGAATCCTTCCCCGCCCCATCCGTTTTCACCCAACCGACGACACCCATGTCATCCCCCTACACTCCCGCCACTCCTGCCGTGCGGAAACCCGGCGACGCCTTGCAACTGCTCCACACCTGTCTGGAGCAGACGATACAGGCGCTCCAGGCTACCGGCATCGCCACCGAGACTGAGCTCGCACGCATGCAAGCTCACTTCGAACGCTCGGTGAATCAGGGCGAGCCTCTCGATCTGCTCGAGATCCTCGCCCGTGTGCAGGGAGCGGAGGAGGAACACGTGGGGATCGAGGTCGCGCGCATCACTCATGCGGTGTCGATGGTCATCCATCCGTCGCCACCGCTGGTGCCCTTCGCGGGCAAGCTGATTGCGCCCTCTGCCTTCTACGAATCCTTCGACCAGCTTCACCACACCGCCCGCGCCCTGCTGTCCCCCATCCTCTATGCCGAGGACACGGACGCGGTCGGCACCGGCGCCCTCAATCCCATCGCCGCACGCATCATGGCCGATGAAATCCTGAACGGTGTGAATCGCCGCTTCGGCATCAAGCCATTCGTCACCGCGGTCCGCATGGACTACGAGAGCTGGTCTTTCCTCACCCGCAAACACTTCGGATTGTGATCGACTACGACAGCATGTCCTTCAACGAGTTGATCAGCGGGCAAATCATGCGCGCGCTGGCCAACCACGATCCCCAGTACGCGGAACTGGAACACGATCAGGTCGCCAACCGCGTCACGCGCTACTGCTTCATGGGCGCGCTGGCCAAGATCAATGGCCTGCCCTTCTTCCCGAGGGTGGCGGAGTTCTGTGACGGCTCGCTGCACACCTACTGCGATCCCACCGTGCTCACCCGCGGGCTCTTCAGCCCGCTCTGCGTC
Coding sequences within it:
- a CDS encoding type II secretion system protein GspD — translated: MKPAIAVATLLALPTPHLFAQNDGPVAIDPPLAAAEPAVPNLPPPAPVPEPPPAPADLPAPPAVPAAPGAAELPAAPPVEPVTPPQSDLNASGKPITAHPGAPGAAGQETIQPSDEGYLIKDAPLNDIFQFLAKQAGRQYFHNAKIATPDYRVTGHLNDGNPLNQMEELAFMYGLTLYTKGNTIYALSQAQLGQLPSAEFNYQLQYLRPTDIEQIKSLLVPMLTPGTGIVNFEPKTNTIVIIDTAHRIEQAREFLHNIDKAKGQIVVETKIIRVNSTAAQRTGVNWSASLGEAGTSLELAGSLNSLFGINTAGFVTKGGTTGSALSSAETTTAAAGSTSDLVLSPIQLNGVLRALAEGNFATQISNPTLITEDNEQGSISIIDRVPIITQTQSGTGNTAIVTEEVRYKIDASDKAITDEPDKHREIGISLSVTPTLLPDGTVRMKLRPRSAQIVQQVVGQTGNVYPRVTESMIESLSRVPDGHSLIVGGFYGEVQNKDRTKIPLLGDLPVLNFFFKSKDTIKEHASLVFIVTPTSYDPSSKKATAQQSSRIHRNTMLPQDHDWVDPECNPGPAHEPNLQRGIRDLRPQEAPYYPTEQELNRSKAAPAPVPASTTKSRSRAGNPSK
- a CDS encoding type IV pilus twitching motility protein PilT; protein product: MFTAVHEPPPLPVHNGPVAAPRFTPGMNGATLLGIIFRVCKEVRVSDIQMRSDRPVYIHTNKGVEKLDFLGVLDARHMDEILKELITNRESASHGFGEESDLGQRVEDKIANAIRDFAERKVADFSCNGILMGNNGERSGRLRIQAHLSSSGLGVTCRILNDFIPELESLGIDPDTTSILRMAVQKRAGLCLVTGPTGSGKSTSLAALIDWLRRNHGKHVVTVEDPIEYQYPDDMEDPEYPGRRIPCPSVITQQEVGRDVHSYRQGLKDVLRKAPHVILLGEIRDREAMETCMEAAQTGHLVLSTLHTTGAVKTIGRILELYPKESHASVLSRLAEILIFIHSQGLLNGVQRRVLTYEFLQNNDDSVASAIANYDGGARSLEDVIRRAGNIEWDANLRRLMRQGLITEQTFENARMNRDESEIL